A stretch of Cupriavidus necator DNA encodes these proteins:
- the recG gene encoding ATP-dependent DNA helicase RecG: MPGTAAEPIHDPADAAKETAAPARGKAGEARGKAAASGTSSAAARLAKLGLRRPVDLVLHLPMRYEDETTLAPIAEAIHRAGLGLPAQVEGEVISNEVTFRPRRQLVVKIADDSGELTLRFLNFYGNQTKQMAEGVRLRVRGEVRGGFFGAEMVHPTVRPVVPGEALPDRLTPVYPSTAGIPQAYLRKAIGGTLSRTPMPETLPRAVLDGPLARLHLRPLADCLRLLHAPSPQESEAALADRSHPAWQRIKFDELLAQQISLRRAHAARREKTAPTMPRREGGLLTRFLAALPFRLTGAQQRVVEEIAADMTRPHPMHRLLQGDVGSGKTIVAALAACQAIDAGYQAALMAPTEILAEQHYRKLSAWLEPLGVPVAWLAGSQKARDKREAAARVESGQAQLVIGTHALIQDTVRFAKLGLSVVDEQHRFGVAQRLALRGKAGAADTPDSAATAAETVPHQLMMSATPIPRTLAMTYYADLDVSVIDELPPGRTPIVTRLVNDERRDEVIGRIHHAAAEGRQVYWVCPLIEESEALQLQTAVETYETLVAALPDLRVGLVHGRLPPAEKAAVMDDFSANRMQVLVATTVIEVGVDVPNASLMVIEHAERFGLAQLHQLRGRVGRGSAESVCLLMYQAPLSPTARERLATMRETTDGFEIARRDLEIRGPGEFLGARQSGEAMLRFADLQTDAWLVEYAQEAAELMLARYPEAVEAHLSRWLGGREHYLKA; the protein is encoded by the coding sequence ATGCCCGGAACCGCCGCTGAACCGATCCACGACCCCGCCGACGCCGCCAAGGAAACGGCGGCGCCCGCGCGCGGCAAGGCCGGCGAAGCCAGGGGCAAGGCCGCCGCCTCCGGCACGTCTTCCGCGGCCGCGCGCCTGGCCAAGCTCGGCCTGCGCCGTCCCGTCGACCTGGTGCTGCACTTGCCGATGCGCTATGAGGACGAGACCACGCTGGCGCCGATCGCCGAGGCGATCCACCGCGCCGGGCTCGGGCTGCCGGCGCAGGTGGAAGGCGAGGTCATCTCCAACGAAGTCACGTTCCGGCCGCGCCGCCAGCTGGTGGTCAAGATCGCCGACGACAGCGGCGAGCTGACGCTGCGCTTCCTGAACTTCTACGGCAACCAGACCAAGCAGATGGCCGAAGGCGTGCGCCTGCGCGTGCGCGGCGAGGTGCGCGGCGGCTTCTTCGGCGCCGAGATGGTCCACCCGACGGTGCGCCCGGTGGTGCCCGGCGAAGCGCTGCCCGACCGCCTGACGCCGGTGTATCCGTCCACCGCCGGCATCCCGCAGGCCTATCTGCGCAAGGCCATCGGCGGCACGCTGTCGCGCACGCCCATGCCCGAGACGCTGCCGCGGGCGGTGTTGGACGGGCCGCTGGCACGCCTGCACCTGCGCCCGCTGGCCGACTGCCTGCGGTTGCTGCACGCGCCGTCGCCGCAGGAGAGCGAGGCCGCGCTGGCCGACCGCTCGCACCCGGCCTGGCAGCGCATCAAGTTCGACGAGCTGCTGGCGCAGCAGATCTCGCTGCGGCGCGCGCACGCGGCGCGGCGCGAAAAGACCGCGCCGACCATGCCGCGCCGCGAGGGCGGCCTGCTGACGCGCTTCCTGGCTGCGTTGCCGTTCCGGCTGACCGGGGCGCAGCAGCGCGTGGTGGAAGAAATCGCTGCCGACATGACGCGCCCGCACCCGATGCACCGGCTGCTGCAGGGCGACGTGGGCAGCGGCAAGACCATCGTCGCCGCGCTGGCGGCCTGCCAGGCGATCGATGCCGGCTACCAGGCCGCTTTGATGGCGCCCACCGAAATCCTGGCCGAGCAGCACTACCGCAAGCTGTCCGCATGGCTGGAGCCGCTGGGCGTGCCGGTGGCGTGGCTGGCCGGCAGCCAGAAGGCACGCGACAAGCGCGAGGCCGCGGCGCGCGTGGAATCGGGCCAGGCGCAGCTGGTGATCGGCACCCACGCGCTGATCCAGGACACCGTGCGCTTTGCCAAACTGGGGCTGTCGGTGGTCGACGAGCAGCACCGCTTCGGCGTGGCGCAGCGGCTGGCGCTGCGCGGCAAGGCCGGTGCCGCCGATACCCCCGATTCAGCGGCAACCGCGGCCGAGACCGTGCCGCACCAGTTGATGATGTCGGCCACGCCGATCCCGCGCACGCTCGCCATGACTTACTACGCCGACCTCGATGTGTCGGTGATCGATGAATTGCCGCCGGGCCGCACCCCCATCGTCACGCGCCTGGTCAACGACGAGCGGCGCGACGAAGTGATCGGACGCATCCATCACGCCGCCGCCGAAGGCCGCCAGGTCTACTGGGTGTGTCCGCTGATCGAGGAAAGCGAGGCGCTGCAGCTGCAGACCGCGGTGGAGACCTATGAAACGCTGGTGGCCGCGCTGCCCGACCTGCGCGTGGGCCTGGTGCACGGGCGCCTGCCGCCGGCCGAGAAGGCCGCGGTGATGGACGACTTCAGCGCCAACCGCATGCAGGTGCTGGTGGCCACCACCGTGATCGAAGTGGGCGTGGACGTGCCCAATGCCTCGCTGATGGTGATCGAGCACGCCGAGCGCTTCGGCCTGGCGCAGCTGCACCAGCTGCGCGGGCGGGTGGGGCGGGGCAGCGCCGAATCGGTCTGCCTGCTGATGTACCAGGCGCCGCTGTCGCCGACCGCGCGCGAGCGCCTGGCGACCATGCGCGAGACCACCGACGGCTTCGAGATCGCCCGGCGCGACCTGGAAATCCGCGGCCCGGGCGAGTTCCTGGGTGCGCGCCAGTCCGGCGAAGCGATGTTGCGCTTTGCCGACCTGCAGACCGACGCGTGGCTGGTGGAATACGCGCAGGAGGCGGCCGAACTGATGCTGGCGCGCTACCCGGAAGCGGTGGAAGCGCACCTTTCGCGCTGGCTGGGTGGGCGCGAGCACTACCTCAAGGCTTGA
- a CDS encoding Dps family protein gives MAKKNEMSVNIGISDKDRKKIAEGLSKLLADTYTLYLKTHNFHWNVTGPMFNTLHLMFETQYTELALAVDSIAERIRALGYPAPGTYKEYARLSSIAEEEGVPEATEMIRKLVEGQEAVVRTARSLFPVIDAAGDEPSADLLTQRMQTHEKTAWMLRAMLA, from the coding sequence ATGGCAAAGAAGAATGAGATGAGCGTGAATATCGGTATTTCCGACAAGGACCGCAAGAAGATCGCGGAAGGCCTGTCCAAGCTGCTGGCGGACACCTACACCCTCTACCTCAAGACCCATAACTTCCACTGGAACGTGACGGGTCCCATGTTCAATACGCTGCATCTGATGTTCGAGACCCAGTACACCGAGCTGGCGCTCGCCGTGGACTCGATCGCCGAGCGTATCCGCGCGCTGGGCTACCCGGCACCGGGCACCTACAAGGAATACGCCCGCCTGTCTTCGATCGCGGAGGAAGAGGGCGTGCCCGAGGCCACCGAAATGATCCGCAAGCTGGTCGAAGGCCAGGAAGCCGTGGTGCGCACCGCGCGTTCGCTGTTCCCGGTGATCGACGCCGCCGGCGACGAACCGTCGGCCGACCTGCTGACCCAGCGCATGCAGACGCACGAAAAGACCGCGTGGATGCTGCGCGCGATGCTGGCCTGA
- the queA gene encoding tRNA preQ1(34) S-adenosylmethionine ribosyltransferase-isomerase QueA — MLTLSDFDFPLPPELIAQSALPDRSASRLLVVERLAPADTADAVRMVDRAFSDIVDYLRPDDLLVFNDTRVIKARFFGHKPSGGKIEVLVERVVDSHTVLAQVRASKTPTEGSILHLADGAFAVTVGPRVDQFFTLRFPEPALDLIERYGRLPLPPYIRHDPDAYDETRYQTVYARSPGAVAAPTAGLHFDDALFARLNAAGVRRAFLTLHVGAGTFQPVRTENLAEHKMHSEWYAVSADLAQAVRDTRARGGRVIAVGTTSLRALESAAQADGTLAAGSGDTDIFITPGYRFRLVDALITNFHLPKSTLLMLVSALAGVEAIRAAYRHAVEQRYRFFSYGDAMLLTRQPGA, encoded by the coding sequence ATGTTGACGCTTTCCGATTTCGATTTCCCGCTGCCGCCAGAACTGATTGCCCAGAGCGCGCTGCCCGACCGCAGCGCGAGCCGGCTGCTGGTGGTCGAACGGCTGGCCCCGGCCGACACCGCCGACGCGGTGCGCATGGTCGACCGCGCCTTCAGCGACATCGTCGACTACCTGCGTCCCGACGACTTGCTGGTCTTCAACGACACCCGCGTGATCAAGGCGCGCTTCTTCGGCCACAAGCCCAGCGGCGGCAAGATCGAGGTGCTGGTCGAGCGCGTGGTCGACAGCCACACCGTGCTGGCCCAGGTGCGCGCCTCCAAGACCCCGACCGAGGGCAGCATACTGCACCTGGCCGACGGCGCCTTCGCCGTCACCGTGGGCCCGCGTGTGGACCAGTTCTTCACGCTGCGCTTCCCCGAACCGGCGCTGGACCTGATCGAGCGCTACGGCCGCCTGCCGCTGCCGCCATATATCAGGCACGACCCGGACGCCTACGACGAGACCCGCTACCAGACCGTCTACGCGCGCAGCCCGGGCGCGGTGGCCGCACCCACTGCGGGCCTGCATTTCGACGATGCGCTGTTCGCGCGGCTCAATGCCGCCGGCGTGCGGCGCGCCTTCCTGACGCTGCACGTGGGCGCCGGCACCTTCCAGCCGGTGCGCACCGAGAACCTGGCCGAGCACAAGATGCACTCGGAGTGGTACGCCGTCTCCGCAGACCTGGCCCAGGCCGTGCGCGACACCCGCGCACGCGGCGGCCGCGTGATCGCGGTCGGCACCACCTCGCTGCGCGCGCTGGAATCGGCCGCGCAGGCCGACGGCACGCTCGCCGCCGGCAGCGGCGACACCGATATCTTCATCACCCCCGGCTACCGCTTCCGCCTGGTCGATGCCCTGATCACCAACTTCCACCTGCCCAAGTCGACGCTGCTGATGCTGGTGTCGGCACTGGCCGGCGTGGAAGCCATCCGCGCCGCCTACCGCCATGCGGTCGAGCAGCGCTACCGTTTCTTCAGCTACGGCGACGCCATGCTGCTGACCCGCCAGCCCGGCGCCTGA
- the secD gene encoding protein translocase subunit SecD, which produces MNRYPLWKYLVILVALAIGIIYTLPNFFGEAPAVQVSSGKATVKVDLSMQKQVEEILAQNQLQPDGVFFDISGQSGSVKARFRTTDEQLKAKDILSRTLNPDAADPTYVVALNLLSGSPRWLTAMHALPMYLGLDLRGGVHFLLQVDMKGAVDKKLDSLGGDARTLLRDKSIRHGGIDRDGERLTVRFNNADDANRARPLLADNLREVAFAMDGNNIVGTFTEAARKAVQDAAVKQNITTLHNRVNELGVAEPVIQQQGADRIVVQLPGVQDTAKAKDIIGRTATLEARLVDNDAPRSPRPGDPIPFGSELFTQGNGAPVVLKKQVIFTGDRIESASAGFDQNQQPSVNIKLDAQGGRVLRDVSRENLKKPMAIVLFEKGKGEVLTVATIQSELGSSFQITGSYSTEAANDLALLLRAGSLAAPMEIIEERTIGPSLGADNIRKGFDSVAYGFAAIGVFMILYYMLFGVFSVVALGVNLLLLIAVLSMLQATLTLPGIAAIALVLGMAIDANVLINERIREELRAGASPQMAIAVGFDRAWATILDSNVTTLIAGLALLAFGSGPVRGFAVVHCLGILTSMFSAVFFNRGLVNLWYGRKKKLQSVAIGQIWKPGNTTDTPVAK; this is translated from the coding sequence ATGAATCGTTATCCGCTTTGGAAATACCTCGTGATCCTGGTGGCCCTGGCCATCGGCATCATCTATACCTTGCCGAATTTCTTCGGCGAGGCGCCTGCGGTGCAGGTGTCCTCGGGCAAGGCCACGGTCAAGGTCGACCTGTCGATGCAGAAGCAGGTCGAAGAGATCCTGGCACAGAACCAGCTGCAGCCTGACGGCGTCTTCTTTGATATTTCCGGCCAGTCCGGCTCGGTCAAGGCGCGCTTCCGCACCACCGACGAGCAGCTCAAGGCCAAGGACATCCTGTCGCGCACGCTCAACCCCGACGCGGCCGACCCCACCTATGTGGTCGCGCTGAACCTGCTGTCGGGCTCGCCGCGCTGGCTGACCGCCATGCACGCGCTGCCGATGTACCTGGGCCTGGACTTGCGCGGCGGCGTGCACTTCCTGCTGCAGGTCGACATGAAGGGCGCGGTCGACAAGAAGCTCGACAGCCTGGGCGGCGACGCGCGCACCCTGCTGCGCGACAAGAGCATCCGCCACGGCGGCATCGACCGCGATGGCGAGCGCCTGACGGTGCGCTTCAACAACGCCGACGACGCCAACCGCGCGCGTCCGCTGCTGGCCGACAACCTGCGCGAAGTCGCCTTCGCCATGGACGGCAACAATATCGTCGGCACCTTCACCGAAGCCGCCCGCAAGGCCGTGCAGGATGCCGCGGTCAAGCAGAACATCACCACGCTGCACAACCGCGTCAACGAGCTTGGCGTGGCCGAGCCGGTGATCCAGCAGCAAGGCGCCGACCGCATCGTGGTGCAGCTGCCCGGCGTGCAGGACACCGCCAAGGCCAAGGACATCATCGGCCGCACCGCCACGCTCGAAGCCCGCCTGGTCGACAACGACGCGCCGCGCAGCCCGCGCCCGGGCGACCCGATCCCGTTCGGCAGCGAGCTCTTCACGCAAGGCAACGGCGCCCCGGTGGTGCTGAAGAAGCAGGTCATCTTCACCGGCGACCGCATTGAAAGCGCCTCGGCCGGCTTCGACCAGAACCAGCAGCCTTCGGTCAACATCAAGCTCGACGCCCAGGGCGGACGCGTGCTGCGCGACGTCTCGCGCGAGAACCTGAAGAAGCCGATGGCGATCGTGCTGTTCGAAAAGGGCAAGGGCGAAGTGCTGACGGTGGCGACGATCCAGTCCGAACTGGGCTCCAGCTTCCAGATCACCGGCTCCTACTCCACCGAAGCCGCCAACGACCTGGCGCTGCTGCTGCGCGCCGGCTCGCTGGCCGCGCCGATGGAGATCATCGAAGAGCGCACCATCGGCCCGTCGCTGGGCGCGGACAACATCCGGAAGGGTTTTGACTCGGTCGCCTACGGCTTTGCCGCCATCGGCGTGTTCATGATCCTGTACTACATGCTGTTCGGCGTGTTCTCGGTGGTGGCGCTGGGCGTGAACCTGCTGCTGCTGATCGCGGTGCTGTCGATGCTGCAGGCCACGCTGACGCTGCCGGGCATTGCCGCCATCGCGCTGGTGCTGGGCATGGCCATCGACGCCAACGTGCTGATCAACGAGCGCATCCGCGAGGAACTGCGCGCGGGCGCGTCGCCGCAGATGGCGATCGCGGTCGGCTTCGACCGCGCCTGGGCCACCATTCTGGACTCCAACGTGACCACGCTGATCGCCGGCCTGGCACTGCTGGCCTTTGGTTCGGGCCCGGTGCGCGGCTTTGCCGTGGTGCACTGCCTGGGCATCCTGACCTCGATGTTCTCGGCGGTGTTCTTCAACCGCGGCCTGGTCAACCTCTGGTACGGCCGCAAGAAGAAGCTGCAGAGCGTGGCCATCGGCCAGATCTGGAAGCCGGGCAACACCACCGACACGCCGGTCGCCAAGTAA
- the ubiA gene encoding 4-hydroxybenzoate octaprenyltransferase — MLERLSLYARLVRIDKPIGTLLLLWPTLWAMWMAAGGPPAWGLFWIFVAGTFLMRSAGCAINDWADRDFDKHVKRTRERPLTAGKIAAWEALAVAAVLALVAFALVLPLNALTKWLAVVAAVVAGTYPFFKRFFAIPQAYLGIAFGFGIPMAFAAIQDQVPPVAWLMLLANVFWAVAYDTAYAMVDRDDDLLIGMKTSAITFGRFDVAAIMLCYAAFLALMAWAGVLLGLGWPYWVGLAAAAGCAGYHYTLIRDRDRMRCFAAFRHNNWLGACVFAGTAVAYAIR, encoded by the coding sequence ATGCTTGAACGCCTTTCCCTCTACGCGCGCCTGGTGCGCATCGACAAGCCGATCGGCACGCTGCTGCTGCTGTGGCCGACGCTGTGGGCCATGTGGATGGCCGCGGGCGGGCCGCCGGCGTGGGGGCTGTTCTGGATCTTCGTGGCGGGCACCTTTCTGATGCGCTCGGCTGGCTGCGCCATCAACGACTGGGCGGACCGCGACTTCGACAAGCACGTCAAGCGCACCAGGGAACGGCCGCTGACCGCGGGCAAGATCGCAGCGTGGGAAGCGCTGGCCGTCGCCGCCGTGCTGGCGCTGGTGGCTTTTGCGCTGGTGTTGCCGCTCAATGCGCTGACCAAATGGCTGGCGGTGGTGGCGGCGGTGGTGGCCGGCACTTACCCGTTCTTCAAGCGCTTCTTTGCGATTCCGCAGGCTTATCTCGGCATCGCGTTTGGCTTTGGTATCCCGATGGCGTTTGCCGCGATCCAGGACCAGGTGCCGCCGGTGGCGTGGCTGATGCTGCTGGCCAATGTGTTCTGGGCGGTGGCGTATGACACGGCTTATGCGATGGTCGATCGTGACGACGACCTCCTGATCGGCATGAAGACTTCGGCCATTACCTTTGGCCGCTTCGACGTGGCGGCGATCATGCTCTGCTATGCCGCGTTCCTGGCGCTGATGGCGTGGGCGGGGGTGCTGCTGGGGCTGGGGTGGCCTTACTGGGTGGGGCTGGCGGCGGCTGCGGGTTGCGCCGGGTATCATTACACGCTGATTCGTGACCGCGACCGGATGCGGTGTTTCGCGGCGTTCCGGCATAACAACTGGCTGGGGGCCTGTGTGTTTGCGGGGACGGCGGTGGCTTATGCAATTCGCTGA
- a CDS encoding catalase: protein MSKKDTLTTAAGAPVADNQNAQTAGPRGPMLLQDVWFLEKLAHFDREVIPERRVHAKGSGAYGTLKVTHDITRYTKASVFAQVGKETPLFIRFSTVAGERGAADAERDVRGFSIKFYTDEGNWDVVGNNTPVFFVRDPLKFPDFIHTQKRNPRTNLRDPIAVWDFWSRHPESLHQVTILMSDRGLPQNYRQIHGFGSHTYSFINANNERFWVKFHFKSQQGIANWTNEEAAKVVATDRESAQRDLFENIETGNFPRWNLRVQIMPEADAAKYHINPFDLTKVWPHKDYPLIDVGVLELNRNPDNYFAEVEQVAMNPANIVPGIGFSPDKMLQGRLFSYGDTQRYRLGINHNQIPVNAPKCPFHNSFHRDGAMRVDGNQGGKLNYEPNREGAYAASERAIEPPLALDGAADHWDHRVDPDYYSQPGALFRLFDEGQRQRLFANIAAAMQGVPEAIVRVQLEHFSKADPAYGEGVKRALNLK, encoded by the coding sequence ATGAGCAAGAAGGACACCCTTACCACTGCCGCCGGCGCACCCGTCGCCGACAACCAGAACGCGCAGACGGCCGGTCCGCGCGGCCCGATGCTGCTGCAGGATGTCTGGTTCCTCGAAAAGCTGGCCCACTTCGACCGCGAGGTCATCCCCGAGCGGCGCGTGCATGCCAAGGGCTCGGGCGCTTATGGCACGCTCAAGGTCACCCACGACATCACCAGGTACACCAAGGCTTCGGTCTTTGCCCAGGTCGGCAAGGAGACGCCGCTGTTCATCCGCTTCTCGACCGTGGCCGGCGAGCGCGGCGCGGCCGATGCCGAGCGCGACGTGCGCGGCTTCTCGATCAAGTTCTACACCGACGAAGGCAACTGGGACGTGGTCGGCAACAATACCCCGGTGTTCTTCGTGCGCGACCCGCTCAAGTTCCCGGACTTTATCCACACGCAGAAGCGCAATCCGCGCACCAACCTGCGCGACCCGATCGCGGTGTGGGACTTCTGGTCGCGCCATCCGGAATCCCTGCACCAGGTCACCATCCTGATGAGCGACCGCGGTCTGCCGCAGAACTACCGCCAGATCCACGGCTTCGGCTCGCACACGTACTCGTTCATCAACGCGAACAACGAGCGCTTCTGGGTCAAGTTCCACTTCAAGTCGCAGCAGGGCATCGCCAACTGGACCAATGAAGAAGCGGCCAAGGTCGTGGCAACGGACCGCGAAAGCGCGCAGCGCGACCTGTTCGAGAACATCGAGACAGGCAATTTCCCGCGCTGGAACCTGCGCGTGCAGATCATGCCGGAGGCGGATGCGGCCAAGTACCACATCAATCCGTTCGACCTGACCAAGGTCTGGCCGCACAAGGACTACCCGCTGATCGACGTGGGCGTGCTCGAGCTCAACCGCAACCCGGACAACTACTTTGCCGAGGTCGAGCAGGTGGCGATGAATCCGGCCAATATCGTGCCGGGCATCGGCTTCTCGCCCGACAAGATGCTGCAGGGGCGGCTGTTCTCGTACGGCGACACGCAGCGCTACCGCCTGGGGATCAACCACAACCAGATCCCGGTGAATGCGCCGAAATGCCCGTTCCACAACAGCTTCCACCGTGACGGCGCGATGCGCGTGGACGGCAACCAGGGAGGCAAGCTCAACTACGAGCCCAACCGCGAAGGCGCCTACGCCGCCAGCGAACGCGCGATCGAGCCGCCGCTGGCACTGGATGGTGCCGCCGACCACTGGGACCACCGCGTCGACCCGGACTACTACAGCCAGCCCGGCGCGCTGTTCCGCCTGTTCGACGAAGGCCAGCGCCAGCGCCTGTTCGCCAATATCGCGGCGGCGATGCAGGGCGTGCCTGAGGCGATCGTGCGCGTGCAGCTGGAGCACTTCTCCAAGGCCGACCCGGCCTACGGCGAGGGCGTGAAGCGCGCGCTCAACCTGAAGTAA
- the yajC gene encoding preprotein translocase subunit YajC, with protein sequence MLISNAFAQTTGTGGAAGGLMSFLPIILMFGVLWFIMIRPQMKRQKEAKAMLEALAKNDEVVTAGGILGKVTKVTDQYVSLEIAEGTEITVQKNAVTTVLPKGSLKAL encoded by the coding sequence GTGCTGATTTCTAACGCATTTGCCCAGACCACCGGTACCGGCGGCGCGGCTGGCGGCCTGATGAGCTTCCTGCCCATCATCCTGATGTTTGGCGTGCTGTGGTTCATCATGATCCGCCCGCAGATGAAGCGTCAGAAGGAAGCCAAGGCAATGCTCGAAGCGCTGGCCAAGAACGACGAAGTCGTGACCGCCGGCGGCATCCTGGGCAAGGTGACCAAGGTCACCGACCAGTACGTCAGCCTGGAAATCGCCGAAGGCACGGAAATCACCGTGCAGAAGAACGCCGTGACGACGGTGCTGCCGAAGGGCTCGCTGAAGGCGCTCTGA
- a CDS encoding LysR substrate-binding domain-containing protein: protein MTLTELKYIVAVARERHFGRAAEACFVSQPTLSVAIKKLEDELNVQIFERGTSEVSVTSVGEQIVAQAQRVLEQTMAIREIAKQGKDPLAGPLRVGVIYTIGPYLLPSLVKQMIETVPQMPLMLQENYTHKLIELLKQGEIDCAVMAEPFADSGLTVRPLYDEPFVVAVPRGHQLAQARSIDPDELKQQTMLLLGSGHCFRDHVLGVCPELSRFSQAADGIQKTFEGSSLETIRHMVASGVGITVLPRTSVPDLKAKGDMLSYVPFADPVPDRRVVLAWRKSFTRLPAMEALANAVAACELAGVRKLDAKELAEAA, encoded by the coding sequence ATGACGCTCACCGAACTCAAGTACATCGTCGCCGTGGCGCGCGAGCGCCATTTCGGCCGGGCCGCCGAAGCCTGCTTTGTGTCGCAGCCGACGCTGTCGGTCGCGATCAAGAAGCTGGAAGACGAACTCAACGTGCAGATTTTCGAGCGCGGCACCTCCGAGGTGTCGGTGACGTCGGTCGGCGAGCAGATCGTGGCGCAGGCCCAGCGCGTGCTTGAACAGACCATGGCCATTCGCGAGATCGCCAAGCAGGGCAAGGACCCGCTTGCGGGTCCGCTGCGCGTGGGCGTGATCTACACCATCGGGCCGTACCTGCTGCCGTCGCTGGTCAAGCAGATGATCGAGACCGTGCCGCAGATGCCGCTGATGCTGCAGGAGAACTACACCCACAAGCTGATCGAGCTGCTCAAGCAGGGTGAGATCGACTGCGCGGTGATGGCCGAGCCGTTCGCGGATTCGGGCCTGACGGTGCGCCCGCTCTACGACGAACCCTTTGTCGTCGCCGTGCCGCGCGGCCACCAGCTGGCGCAGGCGCGCTCCATCGACCCCGATGAACTGAAGCAGCAAACCATGCTGCTGCTGGGCAGCGGCCACTGCTTCCGCGACCATGTGCTGGGCGTGTGCCCGGAACTGTCGCGCTTCTCGCAGGCGGCCGACGGCATCCAGAAGACCTTCGAGGGCTCGTCGCTGGAAACCATTCGCCATATGGTGGCCAGCGGGGTCGGCATCACCGTGCTGCCGCGCACCTCGGTGCCCGACCTGAAGGCCAAGGGCGACATGCTGTCCTATGTGCCGTTTGCCGATCCGGTGCCCGACCGGCGCGTGGTGCTGGCCTGGCGCAAGAGCTTCACCCGGCTGCCGGCTATGGAAGCGCTGGCCAACGCCGTGGCCGCGTGCGAGCTCGCCGGCGTGCGCAAGCTGGACGCCAAGGAGCTGGCCGAAGCGGCCTGA
- the tgt gene encoding tRNA guanosine(34) transglycosylase Tgt, protein MLNFELITTDGNARRGRVTLNHGVVETPIFMPVGTYGSVKAMSPLELNEIGAHIILGNTFHLWLRPGLDVVNAHEGLHKFIGWDKPILTDSGGFQVFSLGDLRKITEDGVTFASPVNGDKLFLSPEISMQIQRTLNSDIVMQFDECTPYEIDGRAATHEEAAKSMRMSLRWAKRSRDEFERLANPNALFGIVQGGMYEDLRDESLAGLSELDFHGFAIGGLSVGEPKEDMMRVLEHVAPRLPAHKPHYLMGVGTPEDLVAGVAAGVDMFDCVMPTRNARNGWLFTRFGDVKIKNAAHRNDPRPLDESCACYTCRNFSRAYLHHLHRVGEILGARLNTIHNLHYYLQLMREMREAIEHHRFADFRRQFAADRARGTQ, encoded by the coding sequence ATGCTCAACTTCGAACTCATCACCACCGACGGCAACGCCCGCCGCGGCCGCGTCACGCTGAACCACGGCGTGGTCGAGACGCCGATCTTCATGCCGGTCGGCACCTACGGCTCGGTCAAGGCGATGTCGCCGCTGGAACTGAACGAGATTGGCGCGCACATCATCCTGGGCAATACCTTCCACCTGTGGCTGCGCCCCGGGTTGGACGTGGTCAACGCCCACGAGGGCCTGCACAAGTTTATCGGCTGGGACAAGCCGATCCTGACCGATTCCGGTGGCTTCCAGGTGTTTTCGCTCGGCGATCTGCGCAAGATCACTGAAGATGGCGTCACGTTCGCATCTCCGGTCAATGGCGACAAGCTTTTCCTGTCGCCCGAGATCTCGATGCAGATCCAGCGCACGCTGAACTCCGACATCGTGATGCAGTTCGATGAGTGCACGCCGTACGAGATCGACGGCCGCGCCGCCACGCACGAGGAAGCGGCCAAGTCGATGCGCATGAGCCTGCGCTGGGCCAAGCGCTCGCGCGACGAGTTCGAGCGCCTGGCCAACCCCAACGCGCTGTTCGGCATCGTCCAGGGAGGCATGTACGAAGACCTGCGCGACGAATCGCTGGCCGGCCTGTCCGAGCTGGACTTCCACGGCTTTGCCATCGGCGGGCTGTCGGTGGGCGAGCCCAAGGAAGACATGATGCGCGTGCTCGAGCACGTCGCGCCGCGCCTCCCGGCCCACAAGCCGCACTACCTGATGGGCGTGGGCACGCCCGAAGACCTGGTCGCCGGCGTCGCCGCCGGGGTGGACATGTTCGACTGCGTGATGCCCACCCGCAACGCACGCAACGGCTGGCTCTTCACCCGCTTCGGCGACGTCAAGATCAAGAACGCGGCGCACCGCAACGATCCGCGCCCGCTCGATGAAAGCTGCGCCTGCTACACCTGCCGCAACTTCTCGCGCGCCTACCTGCACCACCTGCACCGCGTAGGCGAGATCCTGGGCGCGCGCCTCAATACCATCCACAACCTGCACTACTACCTGCAACTGATGCGCGAGATGCGCGAAGCCATCGAGCACCACCGCTTTGCCGACTTCCGGCGCCAGTTCGCCGCTGACCGCGCCCGCGGCACGCAGTGA